The Oncorhynchus tshawytscha isolate Ot180627B linkage group LG30, Otsh_v2.0, whole genome shotgun sequence genome includes a region encoding these proteins:
- the LOC112228224 gene encoding UDP-glucuronosyltransferase 2C1 isoform X3 yields the protein MYSLSPWGHLSFLSLVSFLLLLPAPSCHGGKVLVFPVDGSHWVNMKVLIEELHARGHTITVVRPSTSWYITEESPLYTSITIKEKESLYSFFEAFLQKHFKAQQEVVSTLKFFQLTMEFLSMIEEAHILACDTLARMFDDKKLMKSLQDAQYDMMLTDPAMAGGLLMAHYLKLPVVLNARWITSGEGHFAIAPSPLSYIPVPGSGFTDKMTFVQRVQNMLHYSIIVYQQRFMVGPSYDAICLKYFEGGCDIISLIQEADIWLMRSDFVFDFPRPTMPNVVYMGGFQCKPAQPLPPDLEEFVQSAGEHGVIVMSLGTLVNALPVDITDQIASVFAKLPQKVIWRHRGKRPSTLGNNTLLVDWMPQKDLLGHPQTRAFVAHGGTNGVQEAIYHGTPVLGIPLFFDQYDNLLRLQERGAAKILELAMFNGPSFQQALNQVLTHAPYRENMQRLSRLHRDQPIKPMDKALFWLEFVMRHKGASHLHTSANRMPWYSYHSVDVLLLLLAAGGGVLLFTGLLIRILWRTCRKNRNKTKQH from the exons AtgtattccctctctccttgggGACACCTCTCGTTTCTAAGTCTGGTgtcatttctccttctccttcctgcaCCGTCCTGCCATGGAGGAAAAGTCCTGGTCTTTCCTGTCGATGGAAGCCACTGGGTCAACATGAAG GTACTGATCGAGGAGCTTCATGCCAGAGGCCACACCATCACGGTGGTCAGACCCTCCACCAGCTGGTACATCACTGAGGAGTCACCTCTATACACCTCCATCACCATCAAGGAGAAAGAATCCTTATACAGCTTCTTCGAGGCCTTCCTACAGAAGCACTTTAAG GCTCAGCAAGAGGTGGTATCAACACTGAAGTTCTTCCAACTAACCATGGAGTTCCTCAGTATGATAGAAGAAGCGCACATCCTGGCTTGCGACACACTGGCTCGCATGTTCGACGACAAGAAGCTGATGAAGAGTCTCCAGGACGCTCAGTATGACATGATGCTCACCGACCCTGCTATGGCTGGAGGGCTGCTGATGGCCCACTACCTCAAACTGCCTGTGGTGCTCAACGCCCGTTGGATCACCAGCGGGGAGGGCCATTTTGCCAtcgccccctctcccctgtcctacATCCCGGTCCCAGGGTCTGGATTCACTGACAAGATGACCTTCGTCCAACGGGTCCAAAACATGCTGCACTACAGCATCATCGTGTATCAGCAGAGGTTCATGGTTGGGCCGAGTTATGACGCAATTTGCCTCAAGTACTTCGAAGGGGGCTGTGACATCATCTCCTTGATCCAGGAAGCTGACATCTGGCTGATGAGGTCTGACTTTGTGTTTGACTTCCCCCGTCCCACCATGCCCAACGTCGTCTACATGGGGGGGTTCCAGTGCAAGCCGGCCCAGCCCCTGCCTCCAGACCTGGAGGAGTTTGTCCAGAGTGCCGGGGAGCATGGGGTGATTGTCATGTCTCTGGGGACTCTTGTCAATGCACTTCCTGTTGATATCACAGACCAGATCGCCAGCGTGTTCGCCAAGCTGCCTCAGAAG GTGATCTGGAGGCACCGGGGCAAGAGGCCCTCCACTCTGGGAAACAACACTCTTCTGGTGGACTGGATGCCACAGAAAGACCTCCTGGGCCACCCCCAGACCAGAGCCTTTGTGGCCCACGGAGGAACCAATGGGGTCCAGGAGGCCATCTACCACGGCACCCCAGTGCTGGGGATACCCCTGTTCTTTGACCAGTATGACAATCTTCTGCGTCTGCAAGAGAGAGGCGCTGCCAAGATCCTGGAGCTGGCCATGTTCAACGGACCCAGTTTCCAGCAGGCTCTGAACCAGGTGCTCACCCACGCCCCCTACAGGGAGAACATGCAGAGGCTGTCCCGCCTGCACAGGGACCAGCCCATCAAGCCCATGGACAAGGCCCTCTTCTGGTTGGAGTTTGTGATGCGACACAAGGGGGCGTCTCACCTCCATACGTCGGCCAACAGGATGCCCTGGTACTCTTACCACTCTGTGGacgtgctgctactgctgctggctGCCGGGGGAGGAGTCTTGCTCTTTACTGGGCTCCTGATCAGGATCCTCTGGAGAACCTGCCGGAAGAACAGGAACAAAACCAAACAACACTGA